TTCAGAGACAGGACTGTTGCACTGCAATGGGCATTTCCAGTAATTCaaagaaagggggggggaaaaaaaagtactttgaaTTATCACATGCTGTTAATCAGAACTGGAAATCCAAATGTTCTTCCAGGTTTCTTATTTAAACTAGCATGGAAAACCAATTTAGGCAGAGCATGACTGCcagcttttgtattttgttattgCAGTGAAGCAAAACTCCTGAGCCCTGCTCGTCTCTTCACTTATGCGAGCTTGTTTATGGAAGTACTGACTGGGAGACATCCGCCAGCGTTATGAGCTGCAGCATTTACAGCTGAGTTCAGATACTGAGAAAAATGCTGGCTGAAGCATAGAGTCACAGATACGCTTTTCACAAGCAAAGGAATCCAGATTctcaaagaaaagctgttcagtgtataatttaaaagtgaaatgcCATGCCATTTAACTGTGCctgcttcatttctgtgcaCGCTCAACAGGATGAGACAGGAGCGTATCTCATCGATAGAGATCCCACATATTTTGGTCCAATACTGAACTACCTCCGACATGGGAAGCTCATCATAAACAAGGAGCTCGCAGAAGAAGGTatgagaaacacagaagaacTGCAAGCACTGTTTTATAGCACTTTTCGAACAGCATCTCTTCTCCCCAAACAGACAGCAGTTCTGAACAAGCAAGGAGCCTTGGTGACCTTCCCCTGAGCGAGGCTGCATGAATGATATTAGAGATTGTACCACGGGGTTTCTTAATCCTAGGGAAAGGGGAATAATCTTTCTTAAATGTTCTGTTAACCACAGAGGGAGGcagcttgttttcttccagtctgGGAGCGTGAGGTCAGAGGCACAGTCCGTTTAGCACCCAGGGCTTTTCTTACACGTGGGAAAGATTTGGAGTCAGTAGCAGGTATTGCACTCTTGTAGCTGAACTgtctttgttctgctctttaTAAAGTAACAGATTGCCTGCTTTTGATTCCTTCCTTAGGGGTACTGGAAGAAGCTGAGTTTTACAACATTGCGTCGCTTGTGCGGCTGGTGAAGGAGCGGATACGGGATAATGAGAACAGAACCTCTCAAGTAATGCACATGGGTTTTGCATACTGAAGTCAGTCATTTTCTGTAGCACAGTAGGAGGATGTGGCTATAGGTGCTTCCAGTAGAAgttctttggtttgtttctaACAGTGACAATCAGTGTTCTTAGTTAAACCAAACCACAGCTGGGATAGATGATCCATTGTGGTTTCACAAGTACAGGCTACTGAGTCATCTTATTAATAGTGCAGGGAAAGACAATGAACAGTTAAAAGTGCTACAGACAAAGATAGGGAAACGAAACAGACTGTTTTGGGAGGTAAGGAATAGTTTAACTCTTCCTTCTCTGAACCACGTTCTGCCCTTTATATCAGTCTCTGCTGCTGAACTGATATCCAAATCCCAGTACgtttgatttaaaaaacagtaaatgGCTTTAAAAGACAACAAAGTATTGCTTTCACTGGCACATAAGCACCTGgaaggattttaaaaagcatgctAACTCCTTGTAGCAGTTTTAGAATCAACTGGATAGTCACGAGAATGAGACCTCAGGAAGCCCATATGGTTGAAACTTCCTCAAACAGCAAGCAGACAGAGCAGGAGGCCCTGTAAAAGGCTAATTAGTTTCCTAGCTTGATACTAGTACAACAGTTGCTAAACTCCTGCTCATTTTTATTCTCCATTCTTTAGGGACCTGTGAAGCATGTATACAGAGTCCTTCAGTGCCAAGAGGAAGAGCTCACACAGATGGTGTCCACCATGTCTGATGGGTGGAAATTTGAACAGGTACTAGAAAAAATGTACAGATGTGTCTGGTGCTTGTGTAAATACTTGCCTTACAAACACACTTTGGGAAAGACTGTGACACTGGAATATGGGAAGGGATGTGACCTGTTGGCACTTCAGGTCAGAACAGGTCTCTCTGAGCAGTTGTAGCAGAAAAGGCAATTGCAGGAATAAAGCAGAAGTCAAGATTTACCAATAGAGTCATCCTTACCTTGGCTGTCTTCTGTCACACAGCTAATCAGCATTGGATCTTCATATAACTATGGAAATGAAGACCAGGCAGAATTCCTCTGTGTTGTGTCTAGGGAACTCAACAATTCTACCAATGGCATTGTCAAAGAGCCCAGCGAGAAGGCAAAGGTGAGGCATCTCCTCAAATGCATTGTCTTGAATTCCcttatgcaaagaaaaaaaacacatcttaCATCAGGAGATCCACAATTTGCAGTATACctacacacatatatatttattttttctgtataccagctttcatattttctccAGTGTGCATGACCTTCCCTCTCTTAAAAGATTTTCTGGTTTACCATGCATTCAAatcaaggggggaaaaaaaagaggaaagacttggaaaaaaagaggattttgtGACTGAAGGATACTGTGGGAAGAAGACTgacattgcttttctccttcagtcCATGCATTTTCCCCAGGACAGCAACAAAAGATGACATTTTTAACTCCTGGCAGGCAGCTAAAGCATTTCTAGAGAAGAGACTCTGTTTTAACCAGCCTGTCATTCGGTACGGTAGCATAGACGCCAACAGGCTACTCTCTCATTCCTTCTCTTGTTAGACTACCTTTCCTTCCTCTACAAAAGCCAAAGATTTGGATCATGAACTTTGGCTTCTAAACTTGCCTGAGTTATTTATAGAggctctcttctttttcagattcTTCA
The genomic region above belongs to Lagopus muta isolate bLagMut1 chromosome 18, bLagMut1 primary, whole genome shotgun sequence and contains:
- the KCTD2 gene encoding BTB/POZ domain-containing protein KCTD2 translates to MAELAAAEGPPRGRTPSPGPGGVPGPPSPRSAAPGFSGAMLSPSPAGAARPPSASKWVRLNVGGTYFVSTRQTLCREPKSFLCRLCCQDGPELGSDKDETGAYLIDRDPTYFGPILNYLRHGKLIINKELAEEGVLEEAEFYNIASLVRLVKERIRDNENRTSQGPVKHVYRVLQCQEEELTQMVSTMSDGWKFEQLISIGSSYNYGNEDQAEFLCVVSRELNNSTNGIVKEPSEKAKILQERGSRM